The following proteins are encoded in a genomic region of Maylandia zebra isolate NMK-2024a linkage group LG1, Mzebra_GT3a, whole genome shotgun sequence:
- the LOC101485023 gene encoding plakophilin-3 isoform X1, with protein sequence MNVGIPEGCFLSALQPNSSCTAYVVPSDGPSPDPVAKARRVREQVRMRLAERKSSSLSRLEGSTAASPRLTSLLPSVFARRHPETSRRAPVVVQVRDPPEMKSYGHAQGFSSRSMINTPSRVMAVPTVPLPASGFSSRSAVDTTSRLTHKGAAVLHSSSQTSQVYSRSRRSKSLTQGEHEALPVTSSGRLENPLLSLPAPPPGTLRRSLSGILAQEKGCWQEEELPQQYTYKGPSHRTISRITNRQQHYQQQQSSSLGQEGWVGNGRGVPTGGDTWGTQWHHQQQQQQQHVSRTSGTIHRAASLRSLRSVGKGVDVFDGASIHSNDPLGEMQNLDMPTAVKYLSESDAHLQVVGAAFVQHQCFHSRDAKHQVRVLQGVPALVQLFSSDNQEVKRYATAATRNLIYESAENKVALIDAGGLTPLISLLNEPDEELRKTITGVLWNLSSRDNLKEKLSREALPVLTQKVLIPLCRSIPLSPSERDIFNSTTGCLRNLSSVNERTRQKMREMPSLVDSLVTYIQQEEQGDEKGLENSLCVMRNLSYQLYSELPPSVQLRLEGPSRASANREIETIGCFTLYSKKNVEQQNHQNLPTLSQPKGSEWLWHPKVVGLYKLILQNSDYSSCSREAAIGALQNITAGDARWASVLSMVIIEKERMLPILLDRLDTISDTELRPLSGLLRNLARHATDKQHMAKNMVGLLVSKLPADGLQKMPSSDVVVNLCGALNHLVTCSSSAARDVCHFNGIPKLVGIKTSHDSSSGSQKAARAASTVLCNMFQYKKLHRDYRLKGFGKRDFADGSF encoded by the exons ATGAATGTGGGGATCCCGGAGGGCTGCTTTCTGTCCGCCCTGCAGCCCAACTCCTCCTGCACCGCTTACGTGGTCCCCTCGGACGGCCCGTCTCCGGACCCAGTGGCGAAAGCTCGGAGGGTCCGGGAGCAGGTCCGGATGCGGCTGGCTGAGAGGAAGTCGTCCTCCCTGAGCAGGCTGGAAGGATCAACAG CTGCCAGTCCACGTCTCACATCTTTGTTGCCCTCCGTGTTTGCAAGGAGACATCCTGAAACATCACGGAGAGCTCCAGTTGTTGtccaggtcagag ACCCTCCTGAGATGAAGAGCTACGGCCACGCTCAGGGTTTCAGCTCCAGATCCATGATAAACACGCCGAGCCGCGTCATGGCC GTGCCCACTGTGCCTCTTCCTGCCTCGGGCTTCTCGTCTCGCTCTGCTGTGGACACCACTTCCCGGCTGACCCACAAAGGTGCGGCTGTGCTCCACAGCAGCTCTCAGACCTCCCAGGTGTACAGCAGAAGCAGACGCTCTAAGTCGCTGACCCAGGGCGAGCACGAGGCACTTCCTGTCACTTCCTCCGGCCGTCTAGAGAACCCTTTGCTTTCTCTCCCTGCGCCTCCACCAGGTACCCTGAGGCGCAGCCTCAGTGGGATTCTGGCCCAGGAGAAAGGTTGCtggcaggaggaggagcttcCACAGCAGTACACCTATAAAGGCCCCTCCCACCGCACCATCAGCCGCATCACCAACAGACAGCAGCactaccagcagcagcagagctccaGCCTAGGCCAGGAGGGCTGGGTGGGGAACGGCAGGGGCGTCCCCACTGGGGGGGACACCTGGGGAACACAGTGGCACCaccagcagcaacaacagcagcagcacgtgTCCAGGACCTCCGGGACCATTCACCGCGCCGCCTCGCTCCGCAGCCTGAGGAGTGTCGGGAAAGGAGTGGACGTCTTCGATGGAGCGTCGATCCACAGCAACGACCCGCTGGGAGA gatgCAAAATCTGGACATGCCCACGGCTGTCAAGTATCTGTCCGAGTCAGACGCTCACTTGCAGGTTGTTGGAGCTGCGTTCGTTCAGCATCAGTGCTTCCACAGCAGGGACGCCAAACACCAG GTCCGAGTTCTGCAAGGTGTTCCAGCTCTGGTGCAACTTTTCTCCAGCGACAACCAGGAAGTGAAGCGTTACGCTACTGCCGCCACGAGGAACCTCATCTACGAGAGCGCCGAGAACAAGGTGGCTCTCATCGATGCCGGCGGGCTGACGCCTCTCATTAGCCTCCTGAACGAACCTGACGAGGAGCTGCGAAAGACCATCACAG GCGTCCTGTGGAATCTGTCCTCCAGAGATAACCTGAAGGAGAAGCTGTCCCGGGAGGCGTTACCTGTGCTGACACAGAAAGTTCTGATTCCTCTGTGCAGGAGCATCCCGCTAAGTCCATCGGAGAGAGACATCTTTAACAGCACCACCGGCTGCCTCAG GAACCTGAGCTCCGTGAACGAGAGAACGAGGCAGAAGATGAGAGAAATGCCCAGCCTCGTGGACTCTCTGGTGACCTACATCCAGCAGGAAGAACAGGGCGACGAGAAG GGTTTGGAGAACTCCCTGTGCGTGATGAGAAATCTGTCCTATCAGCTGTACTCGGAGCTTCCCCCCTCAGTCCAGCTCCGCCTCGAGGGCCCGTCGAGAGcttctgccaacagagagatcGAGACCATCGGCTGCTTCACTCTGTACAGCAAGAAGAACGTGGAG CAGCAGAATCACCAGAACCTGCCCACCCTGTCTCAGCCTAAAGGGTCCGAGTGGCTGTGGCACCCGAAGGTGGTGGGGCTCTACAAGCTCATCCTGCAGAACAGCGACTACAGTTCCTGCAGCCGCGAGGCCGCCATCGGAGCCCTGCAGAACATCACCGCGGGAGATGCCAGG TGGGCGTCCGTGCTGAGCATGGTGATTATAGAGAAGGAGCGGATGCTTCCCATCCTCCTGGACCGGCTGGACACCATCAGCGACACGGAGCTCAGGCCTCTGAGCGGCCTGCTGAGAAATCTGGCCCGGCACGCCACCGACAAACAGCACATGG CTAAGAACATGGTGGGGCTTCTGGTGTCCAAGCTTCCCGCAGACGGCCTGCAGAAAATGCCATCCAGCGACGTGGTGGTCAACCTCTGCGGAGCCCTCAACCACCTGGTCACCTGCAGCTCCTCGGCAGCCCGCGACGTCTGTCACTTCAACGGCATCCCCAAACTGGTGGGCATCAAGACGTCCCACGACAGCAG CTCCGGGAGTCAAAAAGCTGCCCGAGCAGCCTCGACCGTCCTCTGCAACATGTTCCAGTACAAGAAGCTGCACAGAGACTACAGACTG aAAGGATTCGGCAAACGAGACTTCGCAGACGGATCCTTCTAG
- the LOC101485023 gene encoding plakophilin-3 isoform X2, with translation MNVGIPEGCFLSALQPNSSCTAYVVPSDGPSPDPVAKARRVREQVRMRLAERKSSSLSRLEGSTAASPRLTSLLPSVFARRHPETSRRAPVVVQVRDPPEMKSYGHAQGFSSRSMINTPSRVMAVPTVPLPASGFSSRSAVDTTSRLTHKGAAVLHSSSQTSQVYSRSRRSKSLTQGEHEALPVTSSGRLENPLLSLPAPPPGTLRRSLSGILAQEKGCWQEEELPQQYTYKGPSHRTISRITNRQQHYQQQQSSSLGQEGWVGNGRGVPTGGDTWGTQWHHQQQQQQQHVSRTSGTIHRAASLRSLRSVGKGVDVFDGASIHSNDPLGEMQNLDMPTAVKYLSESDAHLQVVGAAFVQHQCFHSRDAKHQVRVLQGVPALVQLFSSDNQEVKRYATAATRNLIYESAENKVALIDAGGLTPLISLLNEPDEELRKTITGVLWNLSSRDNLKEKLSREALPVLTQKVLIPLCRSIPLSPSERDIFNSTTGCLRNLSSVNERTRQKMREMPSLVDSLVTYIQQEEQGDEKGLENSLCVMRNLSYQLYSELPPSVQLRLEGPSRASANREIETIGCFTLYSKKNVEQNHQNLPTLSQPKGSEWLWHPKVVGLYKLILQNSDYSSCSREAAIGALQNITAGDARWASVLSMVIIEKERMLPILLDRLDTISDTELRPLSGLLRNLARHATDKQHMAKNMVGLLVSKLPADGLQKMPSSDVVVNLCGALNHLVTCSSSAARDVCHFNGIPKLVGIKTSHDSSSGSQKAARAASTVLCNMFQYKKLHRDYRLKGFGKRDFADGSF, from the exons ATGAATGTGGGGATCCCGGAGGGCTGCTTTCTGTCCGCCCTGCAGCCCAACTCCTCCTGCACCGCTTACGTGGTCCCCTCGGACGGCCCGTCTCCGGACCCAGTGGCGAAAGCTCGGAGGGTCCGGGAGCAGGTCCGGATGCGGCTGGCTGAGAGGAAGTCGTCCTCCCTGAGCAGGCTGGAAGGATCAACAG CTGCCAGTCCACGTCTCACATCTTTGTTGCCCTCCGTGTTTGCAAGGAGACATCCTGAAACATCACGGAGAGCTCCAGTTGTTGtccaggtcagag ACCCTCCTGAGATGAAGAGCTACGGCCACGCTCAGGGTTTCAGCTCCAGATCCATGATAAACACGCCGAGCCGCGTCATGGCC GTGCCCACTGTGCCTCTTCCTGCCTCGGGCTTCTCGTCTCGCTCTGCTGTGGACACCACTTCCCGGCTGACCCACAAAGGTGCGGCTGTGCTCCACAGCAGCTCTCAGACCTCCCAGGTGTACAGCAGAAGCAGACGCTCTAAGTCGCTGACCCAGGGCGAGCACGAGGCACTTCCTGTCACTTCCTCCGGCCGTCTAGAGAACCCTTTGCTTTCTCTCCCTGCGCCTCCACCAGGTACCCTGAGGCGCAGCCTCAGTGGGATTCTGGCCCAGGAGAAAGGTTGCtggcaggaggaggagcttcCACAGCAGTACACCTATAAAGGCCCCTCCCACCGCACCATCAGCCGCATCACCAACAGACAGCAGCactaccagcagcagcagagctccaGCCTAGGCCAGGAGGGCTGGGTGGGGAACGGCAGGGGCGTCCCCACTGGGGGGGACACCTGGGGAACACAGTGGCACCaccagcagcaacaacagcagcagcacgtgTCCAGGACCTCCGGGACCATTCACCGCGCCGCCTCGCTCCGCAGCCTGAGGAGTGTCGGGAAAGGAGTGGACGTCTTCGATGGAGCGTCGATCCACAGCAACGACCCGCTGGGAGA gatgCAAAATCTGGACATGCCCACGGCTGTCAAGTATCTGTCCGAGTCAGACGCTCACTTGCAGGTTGTTGGAGCTGCGTTCGTTCAGCATCAGTGCTTCCACAGCAGGGACGCCAAACACCAG GTCCGAGTTCTGCAAGGTGTTCCAGCTCTGGTGCAACTTTTCTCCAGCGACAACCAGGAAGTGAAGCGTTACGCTACTGCCGCCACGAGGAACCTCATCTACGAGAGCGCCGAGAACAAGGTGGCTCTCATCGATGCCGGCGGGCTGACGCCTCTCATTAGCCTCCTGAACGAACCTGACGAGGAGCTGCGAAAGACCATCACAG GCGTCCTGTGGAATCTGTCCTCCAGAGATAACCTGAAGGAGAAGCTGTCCCGGGAGGCGTTACCTGTGCTGACACAGAAAGTTCTGATTCCTCTGTGCAGGAGCATCCCGCTAAGTCCATCGGAGAGAGACATCTTTAACAGCACCACCGGCTGCCTCAG GAACCTGAGCTCCGTGAACGAGAGAACGAGGCAGAAGATGAGAGAAATGCCCAGCCTCGTGGACTCTCTGGTGACCTACATCCAGCAGGAAGAACAGGGCGACGAGAAG GGTTTGGAGAACTCCCTGTGCGTGATGAGAAATCTGTCCTATCAGCTGTACTCGGAGCTTCCCCCCTCAGTCCAGCTCCGCCTCGAGGGCCCGTCGAGAGcttctgccaacagagagatcGAGACCATCGGCTGCTTCACTCTGTACAGCAAGAAGAACGTGGAG CAGAATCACCAGAACCTGCCCACCCTGTCTCAGCCTAAAGGGTCCGAGTGGCTGTGGCACCCGAAGGTGGTGGGGCTCTACAAGCTCATCCTGCAGAACAGCGACTACAGTTCCTGCAGCCGCGAGGCCGCCATCGGAGCCCTGCAGAACATCACCGCGGGAGATGCCAGG TGGGCGTCCGTGCTGAGCATGGTGATTATAGAGAAGGAGCGGATGCTTCCCATCCTCCTGGACCGGCTGGACACCATCAGCGACACGGAGCTCAGGCCTCTGAGCGGCCTGCTGAGAAATCTGGCCCGGCACGCCACCGACAAACAGCACATGG CTAAGAACATGGTGGGGCTTCTGGTGTCCAAGCTTCCCGCAGACGGCCTGCAGAAAATGCCATCCAGCGACGTGGTGGTCAACCTCTGCGGAGCCCTCAACCACCTGGTCACCTGCAGCTCCTCGGCAGCCCGCGACGTCTGTCACTTCAACGGCATCCCCAAACTGGTGGGCATCAAGACGTCCCACGACAGCAG CTCCGGGAGTCAAAAAGCTGCCCGAGCAGCCTCGACCGTCCTCTGCAACATGTTCCAGTACAAGAAGCTGCACAGAGACTACAGACTG aAAGGATTCGGCAAACGAGACTTCGCAGACGGATCCTTCTAG
- the LOC101485023 gene encoding plakophilin-3 isoform X3, translating into MNVGIPEGCFLSALQPNSSCTAYVVPSDGPSPDPVAKARRVREQVRMRLAERKSSSLSRLEGSTDPPEMKSYGHAQGFSSRSMINTPSRVMAVPTVPLPASGFSSRSAVDTTSRLTHKGAAVLHSSSQTSQVYSRSRRSKSLTQGEHEALPVTSSGRLENPLLSLPAPPPGTLRRSLSGILAQEKGCWQEEELPQQYTYKGPSHRTISRITNRQQHYQQQQSSSLGQEGWVGNGRGVPTGGDTWGTQWHHQQQQQQQHVSRTSGTIHRAASLRSLRSVGKGVDVFDGASIHSNDPLGEMQNLDMPTAVKYLSESDAHLQVVGAAFVQHQCFHSRDAKHQVRVLQGVPALVQLFSSDNQEVKRYATAATRNLIYESAENKVALIDAGGLTPLISLLNEPDEELRKTITGVLWNLSSRDNLKEKLSREALPVLTQKVLIPLCRSIPLSPSERDIFNSTTGCLRNLSSVNERTRQKMREMPSLVDSLVTYIQQEEQGDEKGLENSLCVMRNLSYQLYSELPPSVQLRLEGPSRASANREIETIGCFTLYSKKNVEQQNHQNLPTLSQPKGSEWLWHPKVVGLYKLILQNSDYSSCSREAAIGALQNITAGDARWASVLSMVIIEKERMLPILLDRLDTISDTELRPLSGLLRNLARHATDKQHMAKNMVGLLVSKLPADGLQKMPSSDVVVNLCGALNHLVTCSSSAARDVCHFNGIPKLVGIKTSHDSSSGSQKAARAASTVLCNMFQYKKLHRDYRLKGFGKRDFADGSF; encoded by the exons ATGAATGTGGGGATCCCGGAGGGCTGCTTTCTGTCCGCCCTGCAGCCCAACTCCTCCTGCACCGCTTACGTGGTCCCCTCGGACGGCCCGTCTCCGGACCCAGTGGCGAAAGCTCGGAGGGTCCGGGAGCAGGTCCGGATGCGGCTGGCTGAGAGGAAGTCGTCCTCCCTGAGCAGGCTGGAAGGATCAACAG ACCCTCCTGAGATGAAGAGCTACGGCCACGCTCAGGGTTTCAGCTCCAGATCCATGATAAACACGCCGAGCCGCGTCATGGCC GTGCCCACTGTGCCTCTTCCTGCCTCGGGCTTCTCGTCTCGCTCTGCTGTGGACACCACTTCCCGGCTGACCCACAAAGGTGCGGCTGTGCTCCACAGCAGCTCTCAGACCTCCCAGGTGTACAGCAGAAGCAGACGCTCTAAGTCGCTGACCCAGGGCGAGCACGAGGCACTTCCTGTCACTTCCTCCGGCCGTCTAGAGAACCCTTTGCTTTCTCTCCCTGCGCCTCCACCAGGTACCCTGAGGCGCAGCCTCAGTGGGATTCTGGCCCAGGAGAAAGGTTGCtggcaggaggaggagcttcCACAGCAGTACACCTATAAAGGCCCCTCCCACCGCACCATCAGCCGCATCACCAACAGACAGCAGCactaccagcagcagcagagctccaGCCTAGGCCAGGAGGGCTGGGTGGGGAACGGCAGGGGCGTCCCCACTGGGGGGGACACCTGGGGAACACAGTGGCACCaccagcagcaacaacagcagcagcacgtgTCCAGGACCTCCGGGACCATTCACCGCGCCGCCTCGCTCCGCAGCCTGAGGAGTGTCGGGAAAGGAGTGGACGTCTTCGATGGAGCGTCGATCCACAGCAACGACCCGCTGGGAGA gatgCAAAATCTGGACATGCCCACGGCTGTCAAGTATCTGTCCGAGTCAGACGCTCACTTGCAGGTTGTTGGAGCTGCGTTCGTTCAGCATCAGTGCTTCCACAGCAGGGACGCCAAACACCAG GTCCGAGTTCTGCAAGGTGTTCCAGCTCTGGTGCAACTTTTCTCCAGCGACAACCAGGAAGTGAAGCGTTACGCTACTGCCGCCACGAGGAACCTCATCTACGAGAGCGCCGAGAACAAGGTGGCTCTCATCGATGCCGGCGGGCTGACGCCTCTCATTAGCCTCCTGAACGAACCTGACGAGGAGCTGCGAAAGACCATCACAG GCGTCCTGTGGAATCTGTCCTCCAGAGATAACCTGAAGGAGAAGCTGTCCCGGGAGGCGTTACCTGTGCTGACACAGAAAGTTCTGATTCCTCTGTGCAGGAGCATCCCGCTAAGTCCATCGGAGAGAGACATCTTTAACAGCACCACCGGCTGCCTCAG GAACCTGAGCTCCGTGAACGAGAGAACGAGGCAGAAGATGAGAGAAATGCCCAGCCTCGTGGACTCTCTGGTGACCTACATCCAGCAGGAAGAACAGGGCGACGAGAAG GGTTTGGAGAACTCCCTGTGCGTGATGAGAAATCTGTCCTATCAGCTGTACTCGGAGCTTCCCCCCTCAGTCCAGCTCCGCCTCGAGGGCCCGTCGAGAGcttctgccaacagagagatcGAGACCATCGGCTGCTTCACTCTGTACAGCAAGAAGAACGTGGAG CAGCAGAATCACCAGAACCTGCCCACCCTGTCTCAGCCTAAAGGGTCCGAGTGGCTGTGGCACCCGAAGGTGGTGGGGCTCTACAAGCTCATCCTGCAGAACAGCGACTACAGTTCCTGCAGCCGCGAGGCCGCCATCGGAGCCCTGCAGAACATCACCGCGGGAGATGCCAGG TGGGCGTCCGTGCTGAGCATGGTGATTATAGAGAAGGAGCGGATGCTTCCCATCCTCCTGGACCGGCTGGACACCATCAGCGACACGGAGCTCAGGCCTCTGAGCGGCCTGCTGAGAAATCTGGCCCGGCACGCCACCGACAAACAGCACATGG CTAAGAACATGGTGGGGCTTCTGGTGTCCAAGCTTCCCGCAGACGGCCTGCAGAAAATGCCATCCAGCGACGTGGTGGTCAACCTCTGCGGAGCCCTCAACCACCTGGTCACCTGCAGCTCCTCGGCAGCCCGCGACGTCTGTCACTTCAACGGCATCCCCAAACTGGTGGGCATCAAGACGTCCCACGACAGCAG CTCCGGGAGTCAAAAAGCTGCCCGAGCAGCCTCGACCGTCCTCTGCAACATGTTCCAGTACAAGAAGCTGCACAGAGACTACAGACTG aAAGGATTCGGCAAACGAGACTTCGCAGACGGATCCTTCTAG
- the LOC101485023 gene encoding plakophilin-3 isoform X4 — translation MNVGIPEGCFLSALQPNSSCTAYVVPSDGPSPDPVAKARRVREQVRMRLAERKSSSLSRLEGSTAASPRLTSLLPSVFARRHPETSRRAPVVVQVRDPPEMKSYGHAQGFSSRSMINTPSRVMAVPTVPLPASGFSSRSAVDTTSRLTHKGTLRRSLSGILAQEKGCWQEEELPQQYTYKGPSHRTISRITNRQQHYQQQQSSSLGQEGWVGNGRGVPTGGDTWGTQWHHQQQQQQQHVSRTSGTIHRAASLRSLRSVGKGVDVFDGASIHSNDPLGEMQNLDMPTAVKYLSESDAHLQVVGAAFVQHQCFHSRDAKHQVRVLQGVPALVQLFSSDNQEVKRYATAATRNLIYESAENKVALIDAGGLTPLISLLNEPDEELRKTITGVLWNLSSRDNLKEKLSREALPVLTQKVLIPLCRSIPLSPSERDIFNSTTGCLRNLSSVNERTRQKMREMPSLVDSLVTYIQQEEQGDEKGLENSLCVMRNLSYQLYSELPPSVQLRLEGPSRASANREIETIGCFTLYSKKNVEQQNHQNLPTLSQPKGSEWLWHPKVVGLYKLILQNSDYSSCSREAAIGALQNITAGDARWASVLSMVIIEKERMLPILLDRLDTISDTELRPLSGLLRNLARHATDKQHMAKNMVGLLVSKLPADGLQKMPSSDVVVNLCGALNHLVTCSSSAARDVCHFNGIPKLVGIKTSHDSSSGSQKAARAASTVLCNMFQYKKLHRDYRLKGFGKRDFADGSF, via the exons ATGAATGTGGGGATCCCGGAGGGCTGCTTTCTGTCCGCCCTGCAGCCCAACTCCTCCTGCACCGCTTACGTGGTCCCCTCGGACGGCCCGTCTCCGGACCCAGTGGCGAAAGCTCGGAGGGTCCGGGAGCAGGTCCGGATGCGGCTGGCTGAGAGGAAGTCGTCCTCCCTGAGCAGGCTGGAAGGATCAACAG CTGCCAGTCCACGTCTCACATCTTTGTTGCCCTCCGTGTTTGCAAGGAGACATCCTGAAACATCACGGAGAGCTCCAGTTGTTGtccaggtcagag ACCCTCCTGAGATGAAGAGCTACGGCCACGCTCAGGGTTTCAGCTCCAGATCCATGATAAACACGCCGAGCCGCGTCATGGCC GTGCCCACTGTGCCTCTTCCTGCCTCGGGCTTCTCGTCTCGCTCTGCTGTGGACACCACTTCCCGGCTGACCCACAAAG GTACCCTGAGGCGCAGCCTCAGTGGGATTCTGGCCCAGGAGAAAGGTTGCtggcaggaggaggagcttcCACAGCAGTACACCTATAAAGGCCCCTCCCACCGCACCATCAGCCGCATCACCAACAGACAGCAGCactaccagcagcagcagagctccaGCCTAGGCCAGGAGGGCTGGGTGGGGAACGGCAGGGGCGTCCCCACTGGGGGGGACACCTGGGGAACACAGTGGCACCaccagcagcaacaacagcagcagcacgtgTCCAGGACCTCCGGGACCATTCACCGCGCCGCCTCGCTCCGCAGCCTGAGGAGTGTCGGGAAAGGAGTGGACGTCTTCGATGGAGCGTCGATCCACAGCAACGACCCGCTGGGAGA gatgCAAAATCTGGACATGCCCACGGCTGTCAAGTATCTGTCCGAGTCAGACGCTCACTTGCAGGTTGTTGGAGCTGCGTTCGTTCAGCATCAGTGCTTCCACAGCAGGGACGCCAAACACCAG GTCCGAGTTCTGCAAGGTGTTCCAGCTCTGGTGCAACTTTTCTCCAGCGACAACCAGGAAGTGAAGCGTTACGCTACTGCCGCCACGAGGAACCTCATCTACGAGAGCGCCGAGAACAAGGTGGCTCTCATCGATGCCGGCGGGCTGACGCCTCTCATTAGCCTCCTGAACGAACCTGACGAGGAGCTGCGAAAGACCATCACAG GCGTCCTGTGGAATCTGTCCTCCAGAGATAACCTGAAGGAGAAGCTGTCCCGGGAGGCGTTACCTGTGCTGACACAGAAAGTTCTGATTCCTCTGTGCAGGAGCATCCCGCTAAGTCCATCGGAGAGAGACATCTTTAACAGCACCACCGGCTGCCTCAG GAACCTGAGCTCCGTGAACGAGAGAACGAGGCAGAAGATGAGAGAAATGCCCAGCCTCGTGGACTCTCTGGTGACCTACATCCAGCAGGAAGAACAGGGCGACGAGAAG GGTTTGGAGAACTCCCTGTGCGTGATGAGAAATCTGTCCTATCAGCTGTACTCGGAGCTTCCCCCCTCAGTCCAGCTCCGCCTCGAGGGCCCGTCGAGAGcttctgccaacagagagatcGAGACCATCGGCTGCTTCACTCTGTACAGCAAGAAGAACGTGGAG CAGCAGAATCACCAGAACCTGCCCACCCTGTCTCAGCCTAAAGGGTCCGAGTGGCTGTGGCACCCGAAGGTGGTGGGGCTCTACAAGCTCATCCTGCAGAACAGCGACTACAGTTCCTGCAGCCGCGAGGCCGCCATCGGAGCCCTGCAGAACATCACCGCGGGAGATGCCAGG TGGGCGTCCGTGCTGAGCATGGTGATTATAGAGAAGGAGCGGATGCTTCCCATCCTCCTGGACCGGCTGGACACCATCAGCGACACGGAGCTCAGGCCTCTGAGCGGCCTGCTGAGAAATCTGGCCCGGCACGCCACCGACAAACAGCACATGG CTAAGAACATGGTGGGGCTTCTGGTGTCCAAGCTTCCCGCAGACGGCCTGCAGAAAATGCCATCCAGCGACGTGGTGGTCAACCTCTGCGGAGCCCTCAACCACCTGGTCACCTGCAGCTCCTCGGCAGCCCGCGACGTCTGTCACTTCAACGGCATCCCCAAACTGGTGGGCATCAAGACGTCCCACGACAGCAG CTCCGGGAGTCAAAAAGCTGCCCGAGCAGCCTCGACCGTCCTCTGCAACATGTTCCAGTACAAGAAGCTGCACAGAGACTACAGACTG aAAGGATTCGGCAAACGAGACTTCGCAGACGGATCCTTCTAG